Proteins encoded together in one Quercus lobata isolate SW786 chromosome 3, ValleyOak3.0 Primary Assembly, whole genome shotgun sequence window:
- the LOC115982504 gene encoding high affinity nitrate transporter 2.5-like: MESPPPEFALPVDSEHKATEFRLFSVAAPHMRAFHLSWVSFFACFVSSFAAAPLVPVIRDNLNLTSTDIGNAGIASVSGAVFARVAMGSACDLFGPRLASASLILLTAPAVFCSSIASSPTSFLLVRFFTGFSLATFVSTQFWMSSMFSAPVVGTANGVAGGWGNLGGGATQLIMPLVFGVIRDNGVVKFTAWRIAFFIPALFQTLSAFAVLIFGQDMPDGNYHGLKKSGEKAKDKFSWVFYYGFTNYRGWILALTYGYCFGVELAVDNIIAEYFYDRFNLNLSTAGIIAASFGLANLFSRPGGGILSDIVAKRFGMRGRLWTLWVVQTLGGVFCIILGQVGSLSGSIIVMVAFSVFVQAACGLTFGVVPFVSRRSLGVVSGMTGGGGNVGAVVTQLIFFRGSKYSKQTGITLMGIMIICCTLPLFLIYFPQWGGMFCGPSKKANATEEEYYLSEWKSNEKEKGFHQASLKFSENSVSERGGKVDSVTRPSDETSPANV, from the exons atgGAATCACCACCTCCGGAATTTGCACTTCCGGTGGACTCAGAACACAAGGCGACTGAATTCAGGCTATTCTCAGTGGCAGCACCCCACATGAGAGCATTTCATCTATCATGGGTCTCTTTCTTTGCTTGTTTTGTGTCTTCTTTTGCAGCTGCACCGCTCGTCCCAGTTATACGTGACAACCTCAACCTCACATCCACTGATATTGGCAATGCAGGAATTGCATCAGTCTCTGGTGCAGTCTTTGCCCGGGTTGCCATGGGAAGTGCCTGCGACTTATTCGGACCCCGTCTTGCCTCTGCTTCACTCATTCTCCTCACTGCACCGGCGGTTTTCTGCTCTTCCATTGCCTCATCTCCTACCTCTTTCCTCCTAGTGCGTTTTTTCACAGGCTTCTCCTTAGCAACTTTTGTCTCTACTCAATTCTGGATGAGCTCTATGTTCTCTGCCCCAGTGGTTGGTACTGCCAATGGTGTTGCTGGTGGCTGGGGGAACCTGGGTGGTGGAGCAACACAACTGATCATGCCCTTGGTGTTTGGGGTAATCCGTGACAATGGTGTAGTCAAATTTACAGCTTGGAGAATTGCTTTTTTTATTCCTGCCCTTTTTCAAACATTATCAGCATTTGCAGTTCTTATCTTTGGTCAGGACATGCCTGATGGGAACTACCATGGCCTGAAGAAATCTGGAGAGAAGGCAAAAGATAAATTTTCATGGGTTTTCTATTATGGGTTCACAAATTATAGAGGATGGATTCTGGCTTTGACTTATGGTTATTGCTTTGGGGTAGAACTGGCAGTGGATAACATAATAGCAGAGTACTTTTATGATAGATTCAATCTAAATCTCTCCACTGCAGGAATAATAGCAGCAAGTTTCGGGTTAGCGAATCTGTTCTCTCGACCTGGAGGAGGGATTCTCTCAGACATAGTGGCAAAGAGGTTTGGAATGAGGGGAAGGCTATGGACCTTGTGGGTGGTGCAAACCTTGGGAGgtgttttctgcataattttGGGGCAGGTGGGATCTTTAAGTGGATCCATTATTGTGATGGTTGCTTTCTCTGTGTTTGTCCAAGCTGCATGTGGGCTTACATTTGGAGTAGTTCCTTTTGTCTCTCGAAG GTCATTGGGGGTTGTTTCCGGTATGACAGGAGGTGGCGGAAATGTGGGCGCAGTTGTGACTCAACTAATTTTCTTCAGAGGATCCAAATATTCAAAACAAACAGGCATAACTCTAATGGGTATCATGATCATATGCTGCACCCTCCCATTATTCTTAATATACTTCCCACAATGGGGTGGGATGTTTTGTGGCCCATCAAAAAAGGCGAATGCCACAGAAGAAGAGTATTACTTGTCTGAATGGAAATCAAATGAGAAGGAGAAAGGTTTTCATCAAGCAAGCTTGAAGTTTTCTGAGAACAGTGTAAGCGAAAGAGGCGGAAAAGTAGACTCTGTAACCAGGCCCTCTGATGAGACCTCACCAGCAAATGTTTAG